In Sporichthyaceae bacterium, the sequence CATGACACCCTCTGTGTCAACCCCCGGCTTGGTTGGGGTTCGCCGTGGTTGGGTTTGCGGTGGCCGCGTGTACGGCCCGGCCCCCCACGCGTCAAGGACGCTGCGCGCCCCTGCGGGGCCGGCTGCGCCGGTCCTTGACCCGCGGGCCCCTGCCGGGCCTGGGCAGGGCGAAGCCGCGGGCAGGGCGAAGCCCTGCCCGCTGTTGGGCGGCCACCGCGGCGGTTGGGCTGGGGTGGGTTCGTGGTCAGGCCGCGTGTGGCTGGGCCAGGCTCGCGGCGTTGCCGTGTCGGATGGGGTCGTAGGGGACACCGTCGAGCCAGCAGCGGTAGATGACCCGGATCCAGGCCCGGGCCAGCACCCGCACCGCGTGTGGGTGGTCAAGACCGCGAGCTGTCGCGTCGGTGTAGACCTTCGCGGCCCAGGGGCTTTCGTGGCGGCTGTTGTCAGCGAAGGTCGAGATCGCTACGCGGAAGCGTTTGTTGCAGGCCCACCGGAAGTGCACGGCCCGGTGTTTGCCGGACTGGGTGGTCACCGGGGTCATCCCGGCGAGGGCTGCCACGGCGTCCGGGCCGTCGTAGGCTGCTCGGGAGTCGCCCCACTCGGCGAGCACCTGGGCGGCGTTGATCTGACCCGACCGTGGCAGCGACGTGAAGATCTTGGCGTCCGGGTGCTCCCCGAGGTGGGCGACCACCGACCGGTCCAGGGCCTTGCGGGCGACACCGAGCGCGGTCAGGACCGCGACCAGAGCGAGCACCGCGTCACGCACAGCCTCGGTGAGAGTCTCATCGAGGGTACCGGCGGCGGGCGCGGCCCGGAGCCGCTCAAGCAGCTGCGCGGCGGTGCGCCGCCCGGAGTAGCCGTGCTTGACACAGAACGCACGCAGGCGTTTCTCGCCCAGCAGCCGGGCGTGCGCGGCAGTGGGGTAGCGAGTCAGGAACGCCAGCGCGATCGGCGACTCGACATCAGCGAAGATCGCTTTGGCGCCGGGCCAGTGGCTGTCGAGCAGCGCGGTGAGCTGGTTGGTCGCCGCCACCCGCATCTCCACGATGTCACCACGGGTGCGGACCACGGTGCGCAGCGCCTTGGTCTCGCAGGTGTACGGGGTTGCCGGGCGCAGCCGGTGCGCC encodes:
- a CDS encoding IS110 family transposase; this translates as MFLPECPFYVGIDWAAETHAVCVLDGAGKIKAEFTITHTAEGFAELLHRLGGLRPDRIEVPVGIERPDGRLVDALLEAGHPVVPVSPNAIKTWRDGEVLSGAKSDAGDAAVIAEYLRLRAHRLRPATPYTCETKALRTVVRTRGDIVEMRVAATNQLTALLDSHWPGAKAIFADVESPIALAFLTRYPTAAHARLLGEKRLRAFCVKHGYSGRRTAAQLLERLRAAPAAGTLDETLTEAVRDAVLALVAVLTALGVARKALDRSVVAHLGEHPDAKIFTSLPRSGQINAAQVLAEWGDSRAAYDGPDAVAALAGMTPVTTQSGKHRAVHFRWACNKRFRVAISTFADNSRHESPWAAKVYTDATARGLDHPHAVRVLARAWIRVIYRCWLDGVPYDPIRHGNAASLAQPHAA